The Cicer arietinum chloroplast, complete genome genome contains a region encoding:
- the rps7 gene encoding ribosomal protein S7, which yields MSRRGTAEKKTAKSDPIYRNRLVNMLVNRIMKHGKKSLAYQIIYRAMKRIQQKTETNPLSVLRQAIRRVTPDIAVKARRVSGSTHQVPTEIGSTQGKALAIRWLLGAARKRPGRNMAFKLSSELVDAAKGSGDAVRKKEETHRMAEANRAFAHFR from the coding sequence ATGTCACGGCGAGGTACTGCAGAAAAAAAAACCGCAAAATCCGATCCAATTTATCGTAATCGATTAGTTAACATGTTGGTTAACCGTATTATGAAACACGGAAAAAAATCATTGGCTTATCAAATTATCTATCGAGCTATGAAAAGGATTCAACAAAAGACAGAAACAAATCCACTATCTGTTTTACGTCAAGCAATACGTAGAGTAACTCCCGATATAGCAGTAAAAGCAAGACGCGTAAGCGGATCTACTCATCAAGTTCCGACTGAAATAGGATCCACACAAGGAAAAGCACTTGCTATTCGTTGGTTATTAGGGGCAGCCCGAAAACGTCCGGGTCGAAATATGGCTTTCAAATTAAGTTCTGAATTAGTGGATGCTGCCAAAGGAAGTGGCGATGCCGTACGCAAAAAGGAAGAGACTCATAGAATGGCGGAAGCAAATAGAGCTTTTGCACATTTTCGTTAA